From [Clostridium] symbiosum, a single genomic window includes:
- a CDS encoding NAD(P)H-dependent oxidoreductase has translation MKRILFVDCCIRGEESRTRELAGCLVDGLKNRQGIDLETVRLMECGLKPLDAGEVKLRNELIASGCFEDPFFELTRQFASADAVIIAAPFWDFSFPSLLRVYLERMCVSGMTFHYNEKGETVGDCRASRMIYVTTRGGYTGVMPAGYPDLAGEYMRALCQMLGIERFDCLSAEGLDIYGNDAEALLNMAKERAACLLEELLHTFENV, from the coding sequence ATGAAGAGAATTTTATTTGTGGACTGCTGCATCAGAGGGGAGGAATCACGCACCAGAGAGCTGGCGGGATGCCTTGTGGATGGGCTTAAGAACCGGCAGGGGATTGATCTTGAGACGGTGAGGTTGATGGAATGTGGTTTAAAACCATTAGATGCCGGTGAGGTGAAGCTGAGAAATGAGCTGATTGCCTCCGGCTGTTTCGAGGATCCTTTTTTTGAGCTGACGAGGCAGTTCGCTTCGGCCGACGCGGTCATTATCGCCGCGCCGTTCTGGGATTTTTCTTTTCCCAGCCTGCTGCGTGTGTATCTGGAACGCATGTGCGTCAGCGGAATGACATTCCATTACAATGAGAAAGGGGAGACCGTGGGAGACTGCCGCGCTTCACGTATGATCTATGTGACGACCAGGGGAGGCTACACGGGAGTTATGCCCGCAGGTTACCCGGATCTTGCCGGAGAGTACATGAGGGCGCTGTGCCAGATGCTCGGGATTGAACGCTTTGACTGCCTGTCGGCCGAAGGGCTTGATATTTACGGCAACGATGCGGAGGCGCTCCTCAATATGGCAAAAGAGCGTGCGGCATGTCTTTTGGAGGAACTTTTACACACATTTGAAAATGTATAA
- a CDS encoding aminopeptidase produces MEDNRIIECIERAHYILSNLMAVKPGEEVLIAIDPQTDMRMANAMAAAALMCGAEYNVSMMPIRGKDKATIFPKTLELAMEACDVFVGMTTASGAAIYNNRLKELMNEKKLREVSICLRHIDNFTRGGALADYEAVYADGERLQAIWRGKKNAHITTPAGTDLYMEMNQMEPIIECGIARNPGDAMAWSDGEVSLGPVIGTTHGKLVIDGPICYYGCPTIPVELKIEGGRIVEVVGGDAKICKEIRRQIAEVKDSDNIAEIGIGLNPACMFNGDFEEEKKARGTCHIAMGNGFYYGQPARSTVHIDMVQYNPTITFDDELIVKDGKMVCLGEE; encoded by the coding sequence ATGGAAGACAACAGAATTATTGAATGTATCGAGAGAGCGCACTATATTTTATCCAACCTGATGGCAGTAAAACCGGGCGAGGAAGTCCTGATTGCCATCGACCCGCAGACCGATATGCGTATGGCAAACGCCATGGCGGCAGCCGCTTTAATGTGCGGAGCCGAGTATAACGTAAGCATGATGCCAATCCGCGGAAAAGACAAAGCTACGATTTTCCCGAAGACGCTGGAACTGGCTATGGAGGCCTGCGACGTATTCGTCGGCATGACGACGGCATCCGGAGCCGCTATCTACAACAACCGTTTAAAAGAGCTGATGAACGAGAAGAAGCTGCGTGAAGTTTCCATCTGCTTAAGACATATCGACAACTTCACAAGAGGCGGCGCCCTGGCGGATTACGAGGCAGTATACGCAGACGGCGAGAGACTGCAGGCAATCTGGAGAGGCAAGAAGAACGCCCACATCACAACACCGGCCGGAACCGACCTGTATATGGAAATGAACCAGATGGAGCCAATCATCGAGTGCGGCATTGCCCGCAACCCTGGAGATGCAATGGCATGGTCGGACGGCGAAGTATCCTTAGGGCCGGTTATTGGAACCACCCATGGAAAACTTGTCATTGACGGGCCAATCTGCTACTATGGCTGCCCGACCATCCCGGTTGAGCTTAAGATCGAAGGCGGACGCATCGTAGAGGTAGTAGGCGGAGACGCAAAGATCTGTAAAGAAATCCGCCGCCAGATTGCGGAAGTCAAAGACAGCGACAACATCGCAGAGATCGGTATCGGACTGAACCCGGCCTGCATGTTCAATGGTGACTTCGAGGAAGAGAAAAAGGCAAGGGGAACCTGCCATATCGCAATGGGCAACGGCTTCTACTACGGCCAGCCTGCACGTTCCACAGTACATATCGACATGGTGCAGTACAATCCGACCATCACCTTTGATGATGAGTTGATCGTAAAAGACGGCAAGATGGTCTGCCTGGGTGAAGAATAA
- a CDS encoding nitrilase-related carbon-nitrogen hydrolase, whose translation MGQDRKVKIALGQMKVIQGDTKENLRKMMEMIDEAAEQDVDIICFPELAYTGYFLESEELQRLAEPVDGPFVQTMRKCAKAKGMHIIAGYAESVHIPGKMYNSCIFIDDNGEVIGNMRKVNAWGTEKLKFCEGDSFPVINTKFGKIGMLICYDVEFPEPSRIEALKGAELVFCSAVWSIPAARRWDVDLAGNALFNLMFMAGSNPVYDNCCGTSKIVGPDGVVQAEASKTEEELLVCEIDLNEVLKVRSRIPYFNDFKEDTFSMDAVEKY comes from the coding sequence ATGGGACAGGACAGAAAAGTTAAGATCGCTCTCGGCCAGATGAAAGTAATCCAGGGCGACACAAAGGAAAATCTGCGAAAGATGATGGAGATGATTGATGAGGCGGCGGAACAGGATGTGGATATTATCTGCTTCCCGGAACTTGCCTACACGGGATATTTCCTGGAATCGGAAGAACTGCAGAGACTGGCGGAGCCGGTAGACGGGCCGTTTGTACAGACGATGAGAAAATGCGCAAAGGCAAAGGGCATGCACATCATTGCAGGCTATGCCGAATCCGTACATATACCCGGAAAAATGTATAATTCATGCATATTTATTGATGACAATGGCGAAGTAATCGGCAATATGAGAAAAGTAAATGCCTGGGGCACGGAAAAATTAAAATTCTGTGAAGGAGACAGCTTCCCTGTAATCAACACCAAGTTCGGTAAGATCGGCATGCTGATCTGCTATGACGTGGAGTTCCCGGAGCCATCGAGAATTGAAGCCCTCAAGGGAGCCGAGCTGGTATTCTGTTCCGCAGTATGGAGCATTCCGGCGGCCCGCAGATGGGACGTGGATCTTGCAGGAAACGCACTGTTCAACCTGATGTTTATGGCGGGTTCCAACCCTGTATACGATAATTGCTGCGGCACCTCGAAAATTGTCGGTCCCGACGGCGTCGTGCAGGCGGAAGCTTCCAAGACGGAAGAAGAGCTGCTCGTATGCGAGATTGATCTGAATGAGGTCCTGAAGGTAAGAAGCCGTATTCCTTATTTCAATGATTTCAAGGAAGACACCTTCTCCATGGACGCAGTTGAGAAATACTAG
- a CDS encoding aromatic amino acid transport family protein: MGENEKKETTQPKYEEGALKIHKLTPAEVVFSVVGCGIGSGCLGTAYSARLAGLPVLVFWFIVTGVLTLFSMMYVAETTLRTRTLVQLPGLAERYLGPAGSILIFIAVVINSLSCMIAYFSGSGNIMNELLGVPDWVGTLIFLVPAAGVAWFGLKAMGVGNKLMSIGMIVMLVVLTAASMIAKNGDLSRIFTSNWTYAIPIFNVAAFSYIGQYLVPDLARGLSHDPKKLAPAIAIGQLIVCILLIIVPMGVMYITPAEDLTQVATIAWGRSLGLWALYIANIFALIAMLTSYWAISQTLLSNIVDKFKFHSDEDVKIRLPITIVIVGIPLALTLSGAVGFVDAIYFSGTFAGAIMAILPIFMLRGARKKGEIEPDWNCGWMYNPVIQGIIILLYSGTIIYAILGAFKLLPAGW, from the coding sequence ATGGGGGAAAATGAAAAAAAAGAAACGACGCAGCCGAAATATGAAGAAGGCGCGTTAAAAATACATAAACTGACACCGGCGGAAGTCGTATTTTCGGTTGTAGGCTGCGGAATCGGATCGGGCTGTCTGGGAACAGCGTATTCAGCCAGGCTGGCCGGACTTCCGGTCCTGGTATTCTGGTTTATCGTCACCGGTGTACTGACCCTGTTTTCGATGATGTACGTGGCGGAGACAACGCTCCGGACGAGGACGCTGGTCCAGCTTCCGGGATTGGCGGAGAGATACCTGGGACCTGCGGGTTCGATTCTCATATTCATAGCCGTGGTAATCAACTCCTTAAGCTGTATGATCGCTTACTTTTCAGGCAGCGGAAACATCATGAATGAACTTCTGGGCGTGCCGGACTGGGTCGGCACCCTGATATTCCTGGTTCCGGCGGCGGGAGTTGCCTGGTTTGGGTTAAAGGCCATGGGCGTCGGCAACAAGCTGATGAGTATCGGTATGATTGTCATGCTGGTAGTTCTTACAGCGGCATCCATGATTGCCAAAAACGGCGACCTGTCGAGAATTTTTACAAGCAACTGGACTTATGCAATCCCGATTTTTAACGTTGCGGCATTCAGCTATATCGGACAGTACCTTGTACCTGATCTGGCGAGGGGCCTGTCCCACGACCCGAAAAAACTGGCCCCGGCTATTGCCATCGGACAGCTGATTGTCTGTATCCTTCTGATAATTGTTCCGATGGGGGTTATGTACATCACACCGGCAGAGGATCTGACACAGGTTGCGACCATTGCATGGGGACGTTCCCTGGGATTATGGGCGCTTTATATCGCCAACATTTTTGCACTGATTGCAATGCTTACATCGTACTGGGCCATTTCCCAGACGCTGCTTTCCAACATTGTCGATAAATTTAAATTCCACTCGGACGAGGACGTAAAAATCCGTCTGCCGATTACAATTGTGATTGTGGGAATACCGCTTGCACTTACTCTCAGCGGAGCTGTGGGCTTTGTGGACGCAATCTATTTCTCCGGCACCTTTGCCGGCGCAATCATGGCGATTCTTCCAATCTTCATGCTCAGGGGGGCGAGAAAAAAAGGTGAGATTGAGCCTGACTGGAACTGCGGATGGATGTATAATCCGGTCATTCAGGGAATCATAATACTTCTTTACAGCGGAACCATTATATATGCCATTCTGGGTGCATTCAAGCTTCTCCCAGCGGGATGGTAA
- a CDS encoding LysR family transcriptional regulator translates to MLNEMRYVYSVYQEKSFSKAAKKLFISQPALSNMVRKAENEIGAPIFDRSTIPLTVTKEGAYYIKSIEEILFIQRNLQAYFKDLRELNTGSLSIGGASFFCSFVFPDLIGRFREKYPNVTIDLLEGNVKELKEGLEDESLDLVIETALYEDSSVERFFFKNEEIILLVPASYPINKRLQPYRLSYQDVVTERFLSDSYEPVPLELFKDIPFIIMKPGNDMYQRSFNMCRNAGFTPKVAIQMDQVLTSMNIASNGVGAVFIRADIIGCLPENEKLVYYKIGDPLACRRVVFASKKGKYITAAMREFLRMAGAKKVDGVCPGKGPCKTGSPCKNSQRGTDEWN, encoded by the coding sequence TTGCTGAATGAAATGAGATATGTGTATTCAGTGTATCAGGAAAAAAGCTTTTCAAAAGCAGCGAAAAAATTATTTATCAGCCAGCCGGCGCTGAGCAACATGGTGCGGAAGGCAGAAAATGAGATAGGTGCGCCCATTTTTGACCGAAGCACAATACCGCTTACAGTCACAAAAGAGGGCGCATATTATATTAAATCAATTGAAGAGATCCTGTTTATCCAGAGAAATCTGCAGGCCTATTTCAAAGATTTGAGGGAGCTTAACACGGGTTCCCTGTCAATCGGGGGAGCCTCATTTTTCTGTTCCTTCGTCTTTCCGGATCTGATAGGACGTTTCAGGGAGAAGTATCCCAATGTGACAATCGATCTTCTGGAGGGGAATGTCAAAGAACTGAAGGAAGGACTTGAGGATGAATCGCTTGATCTGGTCATCGAGACGGCTCTCTATGAGGATTCTTCGGTGGAACGGTTCTTTTTCAAAAATGAGGAGATTATCCTTCTGGTACCGGCCTCCTATCCCATCAATAAGAGGCTGCAGCCCTACCGTCTGTCCTATCAGGATGTCGTTACGGAACGGTTTCTGTCGGATTCTTATGAACCGGTGCCTCTGGAGCTTTTTAAGGATATTCCCTTCATTATAATGAAGCCGGGCAACGACATGTACCAGAGGAGCTTTAACATGTGCAGAAATGCGGGATTCACCCCCAAGGTGGCAATCCAGATGGATCAGGTCCTGACCTCCATGAACATTGCTTCCAACGGAGTGGGCGCCGTATTCATCCGGGCGGATATTATCGGCTGCCTGCCTGAAAATGAGAAGCTGGTATACTATAAAATTGGTGATCCGCTGGCCTGCAGGAGAGTCGTATTTGCCAGCAAAAAAGGGAAATACATCACAGCGGCCATGAGGGAATTCCTTCGCATGGCGGGGGCTAAAAAAGTAGACGGAGTCTGTCCGGGCAAGGGCCCCTGTAAAACAGGAAGTCCCTGCAAGAACAGCCAGAGAGGAACGGATGAATGGAACTGA
- a CDS encoding radical SAM protein has protein sequence MELIPAKTIVTKNKDTSWFGSDYNMNLYRGCSHGCIYCDSRSSCYRVDDFENVKAKENALLIVRDDLRRKVKKGVVGTGAMSDPYNPHETEMELTMHSLELIGAFGFGVSMLTKSTGILRDILLYQVIAEQSPVNCMLTITTCDDALSKKLEPGVPPSSERFKAVKELSDAGLYTGVVMTPVLPFLEDTKENILGMIELARESKARFIYPMFGVTLRDRQRDYFYSSLDRIFPGENLRQQYEKRYGDRYFCSSPKARSLYGLFEKECVKAGILYKMPDIIHSYKKNYQYEQLTLF, from the coding sequence ATGGAACTGATTCCCGCAAAGACGATTGTGACGAAGAATAAGGATACCTCCTGGTTCGGCAGTGACTACAATATGAATCTGTACCGCGGCTGCAGCCATGGCTGTATCTACTGTGACAGCAGGAGCAGCTGTTACAGGGTGGATGACTTTGAAAATGTGAAGGCCAAGGAAAATGCCCTTCTCATTGTCAGGGACGATTTAAGGCGCAAGGTGAAGAAAGGCGTGGTAGGCACCGGGGCCATGAGTGATCCCTACAATCCCCACGAGACAGAGATGGAACTGACGATGCACAGCCTGGAACTGATTGGGGCCTTTGGCTTCGGCGTATCCATGCTCACAAAGAGTACGGGAATCCTGAGGGATATCCTGCTCTATCAGGTGATTGCCGAGCAGTCCCCGGTCAACTGCATGCTCACGATTACGACCTGCGACGATGCCCTTTCAAAGAAGCTGGAGCCAGGAGTTCCACCATCCTCGGAGCGTTTTAAGGCGGTGAAGGAACTAAGCGATGCCGGCCTTTACACCGGAGTCGTGATGACCCCGGTGCTGCCTTTTCTGGAAGACACAAAGGAAAACATACTGGGAATGATTGAACTTGCCAGGGAATCGAAAGCCAGATTTATTTATCCCATGTTCGGCGTGACGCTTCGGGATCGCCAGAGAGATTATTTTTACAGCAGTCTCGATCGTATTTTCCCGGGGGAGAATCTGAGGCAGCAGTATGAAAAACGATATGGAGACCGATATTTTTGCAGCAGCCCGAAGGCAAGGAGCCTTTACGGCCTGTTTGAGAAAGAATGCGTGAAAGCCGGTATTTTATACAAAATGCCGGATATAATTCATTCATATAAGAAAAATTATCAGTACGAACAGCTTACTCTGTTCTGA
- a CDS encoding DUF3783 domain-containing protein codes for MKETVLLYNFNDKDRLMKIRQALLPLGFRIRQVEKEDYMKPLGTLAGVKGMEELTAAACPSDEVLASEGFEDEMALLAGLTSPQVDAFIKSLRRKGIGRIDYKAVLTPVNKDWDSVHLYHEIKKEHEAMTVATSQSEPEEA; via the coding sequence ATGAAAGAAACAGTGCTTCTTTATAACTTTAACGACAAGGACAGGCTGATGAAAATCAGGCAGGCGCTTCTGCCTCTGGGATTCCGAATCAGGCAGGTGGAGAAAGAGGACTATATGAAACCTCTGGGAACGCTCGCCGGAGTGAAGGGAATGGAAGAATTGACCGCTGCCGCATGTCCTTCGGACGAAGTTTTGGCATCGGAGGGTTTTGAGGATGAGATGGCGCTTCTCGCAGGACTCACTTCACCACAGGTGGACGCTTTCATCAAGTCACTCCGCAGAAAGGGAATCGGCCGCATTGATTATAAGGCAGTACTGACTCCGGTGAACAAGGATTGGGATTCGGTACATCTGTACCATGAAATAAAGAAGGAACACGAGGCAATGACAGTGGCAACATCTCAGAGTGAGCCAGAAGAGGCTTAG